The Streptomyces phaeolivaceus genome has a window encoding:
- a CDS encoding M1 family metallopeptidase has protein sequence MNHPRRRPAVLGRGAVVATVPVAVAALLTAAGPATAAGTVGASGVGDPYFPFAGNGGYHVDHYGLTLGYDPASRHLTGTAVLVARATQKLTRFDLDFKGLKITGLTVDRDKAAYKRSGQELVVTPSRALRKGQTFRITVRYNGKPGPVTDPDGSLDGWVPTDDGAFVAGEPQGAMTWFPANNHPLDKASYDFTITVPKGRTAVANGVLLGQSTKNGRTTFRWRQKEPMAAYLATATVGKFKVKQYTTRGGVKVYDAVDPREASAAAPVLKKLPSVLDWESKLFGPYPYRAAGSIVDRAPSVGYALETQTRPVYSSAPDLSTLVHESAHQWFGNSVSLTSWKDIWLNEGFATYTEWLYDEQHGGESAQKTFDSLYARPASDSLWEFPPADPGSGAHIFSDPVYARGAMTLHVLRTAVGDRDFFRILRAWAKQHRYGHGTTAQFERLAEQESGVRLDKLFKTWLHTKGKPGHP, from the coding sequence GTGAACCACCCCCGCAGACGTCCCGCCGTGCTCGGCCGAGGTGCCGTCGTCGCCACCGTGCCCGTAGCCGTGGCGGCGCTGCTCACGGCTGCCGGACCCGCCACCGCGGCGGGAACCGTGGGCGCCTCCGGCGTCGGCGACCCCTACTTCCCGTTCGCCGGCAACGGCGGCTACCACGTGGACCACTACGGCCTGACGCTCGGCTACGACCCGGCGAGCCGTCACCTCACCGGCACGGCGGTCCTCGTCGCCCGCGCCACCCAGAAGCTGACCCGCTTCGACCTCGACTTCAAGGGCCTGAAGATCACCGGTCTGACGGTCGACCGGGACAAGGCGGCGTACAAGCGCAGCGGGCAGGAACTCGTCGTCACGCCGAGCCGCGCCCTGCGCAAGGGTCAGACCTTCCGCATCACCGTCCGCTACAACGGAAAGCCCGGCCCGGTCACCGACCCCGACGGCTCCCTCGACGGCTGGGTCCCCACCGACGACGGCGCGTTCGTCGCCGGCGAGCCCCAGGGCGCCATGACCTGGTTCCCGGCCAACAACCATCCCCTCGACAAGGCGTCGTACGACTTCACGATCACCGTCCCCAAGGGCCGCACCGCCGTCGCCAACGGCGTCCTGCTCGGGCAGAGCACCAAGAACGGCAGAACCACCTTCCGCTGGCGCCAGAAGGAGCCGATGGCGGCCTACCTCGCCACCGCGACCGTAGGGAAGTTCAAGGTCAAGCAGTACACGACCCGAGGCGGCGTCAAGGTCTACGACGCCGTCGACCCACGTGAGGCCTCCGCCGCGGCGCCCGTGCTGAAGAAACTGCCGTCCGTGCTGGACTGGGAGAGTAAACTGTTCGGGCCGTATCCGTACCGTGCCGCCGGCTCCATCGTCGACCGAGCGCCGAGCGTCGGCTACGCCCTGGAGACCCAGACCCGGCCCGTCTACAGCAGCGCCCCCGACCTGAGCACCCTCGTCCACGAGAGCGCCCACCAGTGGTTCGGCAACTCCGTGTCGCTCACCTCCTGGAAGGACATCTGGCTCAACGAGGGCTTCGCCACCTACACCGAGTGGCTCTACGACGAACAGCACGGCGGCGAAAGCGCCCAGAAGACCTTCGACTCCCTGTACGCCCGACCCGCGAGCGACAGCCTGTGGGAGTTCCCGCCCGCCGACCCCGGCAGCGGCGCCCACATCTTCAGCGACCCCGTCTACGCACGCGGCGCGATGACCCTGCACGTGCTGCGCACCGCCGTCGGCGACCGCGACTTCTTCCGCATCCTGCGCGCCTGGGCGAAGCAGCACCGCTACGGCCACGGCACCACCGCCCAGTTCGAGCGGCTGGCGGAGCAGGAGTCGGGGGTGCGCCTCGACAAACTGTTCAAGACCTGGCTGCACACCAAGGGCAAGCCCGGTCACCCATAG